In Pseudomonas sp. Leaf58, one DNA window encodes the following:
- a CDS encoding gamma-butyrobetaine hydroxylase-like domain-containing protein produces MARLPTAINLHKASKTLSLTYAPGEVYHLPAEFLRVHSPSAEVQGHGNPILQFGKINVGLSGLEPAGQYALKLTFDDGHDSGLFTWEYLEQLCLRQEQLWAEYLDELHKAGKARDPAESVVKLML; encoded by the coding sequence ATGGCCCGCCTGCCCACCGCCATCAATCTGCACAAAGCCTCGAAAACCCTCAGCCTCACCTACGCCCCCGGCGAGGTCTACCACCTGCCCGCCGAGTTCCTGCGCGTGCACTCCCCCTCCGCCGAGGTCCAGGGCCACGGCAACCCTATCCTGCAGTTCGGCAAGATCAACGTCGGCCTCAGCGGCCTGGAACCTGCCGGCCAATATGCACTGAAATTGACCTTCGACGATGGCCATGACAGCGGCCTGTTCACTTGGGAATACCTTGAGCAGCTGTGCCTGCGCCAGGAACAACTGTGGGCCGAGTACCTCGACGAGCTGCACAAGGCCGGCAAGGCCCGCGACCCCGCCGAGTCGGTGGTTAAACTCATGCTCTAG